In Zingiber officinale cultivar Zhangliang chromosome 3B, Zo_v1.1, whole genome shotgun sequence, a single window of DNA contains:
- the LOC122054827 gene encoding uncharacterized mitochondrial protein AtMg00810-like, producing the protein MRLNRSLEELGFKRCTQEHAVYTRGEGEASILVGVYVDDLIVTGSSTEKINKFKQQMMTEFEMSDLGLLSYYLGIEVEQQKSRILHRQSAYAKKILSQFKMTDCNATKHPMEPKTQLHKDLEGTPVDAMKYRRIIGCLRYLLHTRSDLSYSIGMTSRYMERPTIMHHKAVKQILRYLKGTIYFGLVYIKGPQEISIFSYSDSDLADDLDGRKSTSGMTFYFNESLVSWNSRKQKTMTLSSCEAEFMAAATAACHALWLRSLASELTGVEPKPVTLFVDNKSAIPLVKNPIFHDRSKHIDTRFHFIRECIEREQIVVDFVNTGEQRADVLTKALPGVKPTLITDYVSMVSTVANATAATAMQRYVVQEFERMGGEGLGVFCHPEPYAYVVFHCHAVGKGMMRE; encoded by the exons CAAAAGATGTACTCAAGAACATGCAGTATATACAAGAGGTGAAGGAGAAGCAAGtatacttgttggagtgtatgtcGACGATCTCATTGTGACAGGAAGTAGCACAGAGAAAATCAACAAGTTCAAACAACAAATGATGACAGAATTTGAGATGAGTGATTTGGGTCTTCTCTCCTACTACTTAGGGATTGAAGTGGAGCAACAGAAGAGCCGAATTTTACATAGACAATCAGCTTATGCTAAGAAAATTCTATCTCAGTTCAAGATGACAGACTGCAATGCCACAAAACATCCAATGGAACCCAAGACACAGTTGCATAAGGACTTGGAAGGGACTCCAGTTGACGCCATGAAGTACAGGCGCATTATTGGTTGTCTGAGATATTTGCTACACACACGGTCGGACCTGTCATATTCTATCGGGATGACGAGCAGATACATGGAAAGGCCTACAATCATGCATCACAAGGCGGTTAAACAGATTCTCAGGTATTTGAAAGGTACAATCTATTTTGGGCTTGTTTACATAAAGGGACCCCAGGAAATTAGTATATTCAGCTACTCTGACAGTGATTTAGCCGACGATCTCGATGGGaggaaaagcacaagtggaatgactttctattttaatgaaagtttggtGTCCTGGAATTCACGGAAGCAGAAGACAATGACGCTTTCATCGTGTGAGGCAGAGTTCATGGCAGCGGCAACTGCGGCCTGCCATGCTTTGTGGTTGAGGAGCCTTGCCAGCGAATTAACCGGTGTAGAGCCAAAGCCGGTAACTTTGTTTGTTGATAACAAATCTGCCATACCTCTCGTGAAGAATCCGATATTCCATGATCGAAGCAAGCATATAGATACAAGGtttcattttatcagagaatgTATTGAAAGGGAACAGATTGTGGTTGATTTCGTGAATACCGGAGAACAACGAGCCGATGTGTTAACTAAAGCATTGCCAGGAGTGAA GCCAACATTGATCACCGACTATGTTAGTATGGTGTCGACAGTTGCGAACGCCACGGCGGCGACGGCGATGCAGCGGTACGTGGTGCAGGAGTTCGAAAGGATGGGTGGGGAGGGGTTGGGCGTGTTTTGCCACCCCGAGCCGTACGCGTACGTTGTGTTCCACTGCCACGCGGTGGGGAAGGGGATGATGAGGGAGTAA